A genomic segment from Cyanobium sp. NIES-981 encodes:
- the prmC gene encoding peptide chain release factor N(5)-glutamine methyltransferase: MAGEALLAWRRRCLAEGGRPADFDWLLDLAGGLRWTQLQRLRLDPAAAVQLRRDPAELEQLWRRHLETGEPLQYLVGLCPWRDLELQVGPGVLIPRQETELLVDLALELCPQPPSLWADLGTGSGALAVALARQWPDARGLAVDLSAAALRQARTNLEVFGAVGRVRLLQGSWWEPLLPWRGAVELALANPPYIPTAVWEELEPVVRDHEPRLALEAGDDGLQAIRAVVQGAGAGLAAGGWLLLEHHHDQSEAVAELLAEAGLTQVQAHRDLETVRRFASARKPQQASRDR, encoded by the coding sequence ATGGCCGGCGAGGCCCTGCTGGCCTGGCGCCGACGCTGTCTGGCGGAGGGTGGTCGGCCGGCCGATTTCGACTGGCTGCTCGATCTCGCCGGCGGCCTGCGCTGGACCCAGCTTCAGCGCCTGCGGCTGGACCCCGCTGCGGCCGTGCAGCTCCGGCGGGATCCGGCCGAGCTCGAGCAGCTCTGGCGCCGGCACCTTGAGACAGGCGAACCCCTGCAGTATCTGGTGGGCCTCTGCCCCTGGCGCGATCTGGAGCTGCAGGTGGGCCCCGGGGTGCTGATCCCTCGCCAGGAAACCGAGCTGCTGGTGGACCTGGCGCTGGAACTCTGCCCGCAGCCCCCGTCGCTCTGGGCCGATCTGGGCACGGGCTCAGGCGCGCTGGCGGTGGCCCTGGCGCGGCAGTGGCCTGATGCCAGGGGCCTGGCGGTGGACCTCAGTGCCGCGGCCCTCCGCCAGGCCCGCACCAATCTCGAGGTGTTCGGAGCGGTCGGCCGGGTGCGGTTGCTGCAGGGCAGCTGGTGGGAACCTCTGCTGCCCTGGCGGGGAGCGGTGGAGCTGGCGCTGGCCAACCCCCCCTACATCCCCACTGCCGTGTGGGAGGAGCTGGAACCGGTGGTGCGCGACCACGAACCCAGGCTGGCCCTGGAGGCGGGGGACGACGGGCTGCAGGCCATCCGGGCCGTGGTCCAAGGTGCCGGGGCGGGGCTGGCTGCCGGTGGCTGGCTGCTGCTGGAGCACCATCACGACCAGAGTGAGGCTGTGGCGGAACTGCTCGCCGAGGCGGGCCTGACCCAGGTGCAGGCCCATCGCGACCTCGAGACCGTGCGCCGCTTCGCCTCGGCCCGCAAGCCCCAGCAAGCCTCCCGTGACCGTTGA